A stretch of Halogeometricum sp. S1BR25-6 DNA encodes these proteins:
- a CDS encoding aldehyde dehydrogenase family protein encodes MVSETFGSQLQENHAEARERVRDISEFDSWINGAGHTTDKTIETIDPVTADPITTVPRCSLTDIDTAVDAAWRAFDEEWSDTTPAERSRLLSEWIDVLRDHIDELSLLECIDTGKPISQARGEVEGAIGTLEHYASTCRNLDGRQVSTSEDLHLYTRKEPYGVVGQITPWNFPIWAAAWKLGPALGTGNTTVLKPSAKAPLTTIRIAELSEGIFPDGVVNVVTGTGSDVGGALTEHDRVRKLSFTGSVGVGQQVMKAAAENVAPVTLELGGKSPFIVFPDADLEKAVTAVADGIFYSTGEICDGFSRALVHESVHDEFVDRFVEKAESYTLGDPLDEETTMGPLTTESQYETVMEYIEAGKSEGATLLTGGGSPDDADLQDGWFIEPTVFDDVENDMRIALEEIFGPVQTINTFSSYDEAIELANDTEFGLAAGIATEKTSLVHNAAADLEAGLVYVNEYGPILPQAPYGGFKASGIGKDLGTEVLDHYQQTKSVYVNLDEPEL; translated from the coding sequence ATGGTGTCTGAGACCTTCGGTAGCCAGTTGCAGGAGAATCATGCAGAAGCAAGAGAGCGAGTTAGAGATATCAGCGAGTTCGATTCGTGGATAAACGGGGCCGGACATACAACCGACAAGACGATCGAAACGATTGACCCCGTTACCGCCGACCCGATTACGACAGTCCCGCGTTGTAGCTTGACGGACATCGATACGGCAGTCGATGCTGCGTGGAGAGCGTTCGACGAAGAGTGGTCAGACACGACCCCCGCCGAACGATCCCGACTGTTATCCGAGTGGATTGACGTACTCCGGGACCACATCGACGAACTGTCGCTGTTGGAGTGCATAGACACTGGAAAACCGATTTCCCAAGCACGGGGGGAGGTCGAAGGTGCCATCGGAACGCTGGAACACTATGCGTCGACCTGCCGGAACCTAGATGGGAGACAGGTATCCACGTCCGAAGATCTGCACCTCTACACGCGCAAGGAGCCATACGGAGTGGTCGGACAAATTACGCCGTGGAACTTCCCGATCTGGGCGGCAGCGTGGAAACTCGGACCTGCGCTCGGGACGGGGAACACAACCGTGCTCAAGCCCTCGGCGAAGGCTCCACTGACGACGATCCGCATCGCAGAGCTATCTGAGGGTATCTTCCCGGACGGTGTTGTCAACGTCGTGACCGGGACTGGATCAGACGTCGGCGGAGCGCTGACCGAGCATGACCGCGTCCGTAAACTCTCCTTTACCGGGAGCGTCGGCGTTGGACAACAAGTGATGAAGGCGGCCGCCGAAAACGTCGCCCCCGTCACATTGGAACTGGGTGGAAAATCCCCGTTCATAGTGTTCCCAGACGCTGATCTGGAGAAAGCGGTTACCGCCGTCGCGGACGGTATTTTCTATAGTACGGGGGAGATCTGTGATGGGTTCTCTCGAGCATTAGTTCACGAGAGCGTCCACGACGAGTTTGTCGATCGGTTCGTCGAAAAGGCCGAGTCCTATACACTCGGGGATCCGCTCGATGAAGAGACAACGATGGGGCCACTAACTACCGAGTCCCAGTACGAGACGGTCATGGAATACATCGAAGCGGGTAAGAGCGAGGGTGCGACGCTGTTGACAGGTGGCGGATCACCGGATGACGCTGATCTTCAGGATGGCTGGTTCATCGAGCCGACGGTGTTCGATGATGTTGAGAACGATATGCGTATCGCGCTGGAGGAGATTTTCGGTCCCGTTCAGACGATCAATACGTTTTCTAGCTACGACGAAGCCATCGAACTTGCGAACGACACCGAATTCGGTCTCGCAGCCGGTATCGCCACCGAGAAAACATCTCTGGTCCACAACGCGGCTGCGGACCTCGAAGCGGGGCTCGTGTACGTCAACGAGTACGGGCCGATTCTGCCACAAGCCCCGTACGGTGGGTTCAAAGCGTCGGGCATCGGGAAAGATCTAGGGACAGAGGTGCTAGATCACTACCAGCAGACGAAATCTGTCTACGTCAATCTCGATGAACCGGAACTGTGA
- a CDS encoding BCCT family transporter: protein MRFWHIFGLERADNDEKLLFFMTGGLLLALAVVGIVNPQGLNSTLNGAFGWVLTYFGWWFMLLGFILLAFSTFMVFSRYGNIRIGGQDAEPEFDVFSWLAMVFTVGYSGSIIIWGVGEPISIVTNPPPQPLPVGGVSIESLALAFMFIHEVFPGLAMWYPPFALAFGLIIYTRGTDSYKFSSMLKVFLDDDRYKPLYWAVDLAALVAIIGGVAAAIGFSAQVFSALVNTVFGLPPTMLTYALFGVLGLVFLGDVWLGLRKGIRNAARITVVLMLITFALLLVVGPTLFIANIGLDAGGVWLGNIFRLSLYTAPTAESNWAHQWTSFWWAWWAAWGLFVGSFVARVSKGRTIRETFACLVVIPGVLLWLQHSIVGGWVLAPGYIEPVSNALSSGGIPNALAIAVTLTPLAPVLGALLMLVIAGYVVTSLDSAVYILSSITLGNEDPNARNRAWWGVLLAFLGVMTLELPVFDAMQAFPTVLALPFTLFLLAIAYASYVAARDYYKEEFATTEEDTLITSTKTETNSPLSQGQDDDD from the coding sequence ATGAGATTCTGGCACATTTTCGGATTAGAACGTGCAGATAACGATGAGAAACTTCTGTTCTTCATGACAGGGGGACTTCTGTTGGCGTTAGCGGTCGTTGGAATTGTGAATCCGCAGGGTCTCAACAGCACACTCAACGGGGCCTTCGGATGGGTACTCACTTACTTCGGCTGGTGGTTCATGCTGCTTGGATTCATATTACTCGCCTTCTCGACCTTCATGGTCTTCTCACGCTACGGCAATATTCGGATCGGTGGACAAGACGCTGAACCGGAATTCGACGTATTCTCGTGGCTCGCAATGGTGTTCACGGTCGGATATAGTGGTTCCATCATCATCTGGGGTGTCGGTGAGCCAATTTCGATCGTTACTAATCCACCTCCACAGCCGCTTCCCGTTGGAGGGGTTTCGATTGAATCACTTGCGCTCGCATTCATGTTCATCCACGAGGTATTCCCAGGGCTCGCTATGTGGTATCCACCGTTTGCGTTAGCGTTTGGGTTGATAATCTATACGCGCGGGACGGACTCGTATAAGTTTAGTTCGATGCTGAAAGTATTCCTTGACGATGACCGGTATAAGCCTCTTTACTGGGCGGTCGATTTAGCTGCATTAGTCGCCATTATCGGCGGTGTCGCAGCAGCGATCGGTTTTTCTGCACAGGTATTTTCTGCGCTTGTCAATACCGTGTTCGGGCTTCCGCCAACGATGCTCACGTACGCCCTGTTCGGTGTTCTTGGCTTAGTCTTCCTCGGCGATGTCTGGTTGGGACTGCGAAAGGGAATTCGTAATGCGGCCCGGATTACGGTCGTTCTCATGCTGATTACGTTCGCACTTCTTCTCGTCGTCGGCCCCACTCTGTTTATAGCTAATATCGGACTCGATGCCGGTGGCGTCTGGTTAGGTAATATATTCCGACTCTCCCTGTATACCGCACCGACGGCCGAATCTAACTGGGCACACCAATGGACGAGCTTCTGGTGGGCGTGGTGGGCCGCTTGGGGCCTGTTCGTCGGCAGTTTCGTTGCTCGCGTCTCGAAAGGACGGACTATCCGCGAGACGTTCGCTTGCCTCGTGGTCATTCCCGGCGTACTGCTCTGGCTGCAGCACTCTATCGTCGGTGGATGGGTACTTGCACCAGGATACATCGAGCCGGTCAGTAATGCACTGAGCAGCGGTGGTATCCCGAACGCACTCGCGATTGCGGTCACCCTGACACCGCTCGCCCCTGTCTTAGGAGCTTTACTCATGTTAGTGATCGCGGGATACGTCGTTACGTCGTTGGACTCGGCTGTGTACATTCTCTCCTCGATAACACTCGGTAACGAAGATCCCAATGCGCGAAACCGAGCATGGTGGGGTGTTCTACTCGCGTTCCTCGGCGTGATGACCTTAGAACTCCCAGTGTTCGATGCGATGCAAGCGTTTCCCACGGTACTTGCGCTTCCGTTCACCCTCTTTCTCTTGGCGATCGCGTACGCAAGCTACGTCGCAGCCCGCGATTACTACAAAGAAGAATTCGCGACAACGGAAGAGGATACGCTCATCACGAGTACAAAGACAGAGACCAATAGTCCGCTTTCACAGGGGCAAGACGACGATGACTAG
- a CDS encoding IclR family transcriptional regulator domain-containing protein yields the protein MRSSVTSSTSKEERSSGRWITVIYHSARSRTTFSPRFSTQSRPPRTENTVTDRETLFEELEEVRERGVSFECGEYKTGMQTISSPILDDTGQVLGGLSVLGPAHRLKEPEVEAELQDKLLSSVNIIELNYNAR from the coding sequence ATGCGCTCAAGCGTGACCAGTTCCACGAGCAAGGAAGAGAGATCGTCCGGGCGATGGATCACGGTGATCTACCACTCGGCCAGGTCACGAACTACGTTCTCCCCGAGATTCTCCACCCAGTCGCGACCTCCGCGGACCGAAAACACGGTGACCGACCGCGAGACCCTCTTCGAGGAACTCGAAGAGGTCCGAGAGCGCGGTGTCAGTTTCGAGTGCGGAGAGTACAAGACCGGAATGCAGACCATCTCGTCCCCGATACTGGACGACACCGGACAGGTTCTCGGCGGGTTGAGCGTGTTGGGCCCCGCACACCGGTTGAAAGAGCCGGAGGTAGAAGCGGAACTCCAGGACAAGTTGCTCTCCTCTGTGAACATCATCGAACTCAACTACAACGCTCGCTGA
- a CDS encoding winged helix-turn-helix domain-containing protein → MSRNRVDENPGKDIDDGAPKEGSGLSFSETVATAIASLASETRLRILLVLWDAQDRPLRFGELRERVGVADPGQFRYHLRKLEDQFVRNTAEGYDITNAGVNVVWAVRSGDLTWSGDVDPFPIDSVCPACSAGLSLRYEEQMFFVTCPDCGRTHEMAPFHPSGLVGRTNREIHAAFERVSRGQFELGAHDICPRCYGAGSFTLVTDENAIPTDLREELSATELADLTRYDPQEGIASVVWTCSQCGLWMEFPLAVLLCHRTAVAEFYRDHGVDVDAIPARDLLHHLGDIAITVTELDPLSMLVTMTKDDETLTVSIDGGFAGVATDRTPAD, encoded by the coding sequence ATGTCTCGGAATCGTGTAGATGAGAACCCGGGGAAGGATATCGATGACGGAGCTCCCAAAGAGGGTTCTGGACTGTCGTTCTCCGAGACGGTGGCGACAGCCATCGCCAGTCTGGCCAGCGAGACACGACTCAGAATCCTGTTGGTGCTCTGGGACGCACAGGATCGGCCGCTGCGGTTCGGCGAACTCCGGGAGCGCGTCGGCGTCGCAGACCCCGGCCAGTTCAGGTACCACCTGCGGAAGCTCGAAGACCAGTTCGTCAGGAACACCGCAGAGGGGTACGACATAACGAACGCCGGCGTGAACGTCGTGTGGGCCGTCCGATCCGGGGACCTGACGTGGAGTGGGGACGTCGATCCGTTTCCCATCGACAGCGTCTGTCCCGCCTGTAGCGCGGGACTGTCGCTCCGCTACGAGGAACAGATGTTTTTCGTCACCTGTCCCGACTGCGGCCGGACACACGAGATGGCGCCGTTTCACCCGAGCGGTCTGGTCGGTCGAACTAACCGGGAGATACACGCGGCGTTCGAGCGGGTAAGTCGCGGGCAGTTCGAACTTGGGGCACACGATATCTGTCCGCGGTGTTACGGAGCGGGGTCGTTCACGCTCGTCACCGACGAGAACGCCATCCCGACCGATCTGCGCGAGGAACTGTCGGCAACCGAACTGGCCGACCTCACCCGCTACGATCCCCAGGAGGGAATCGCGTCGGTCGTCTGGACGTGTTCGCAGTGTGGGTTATGGATGGAGTTCCCGCTCGCAGTGTTGCTGTGTCACCGGACGGCAGTCGCCGAGTTCTACCGCGACCACGGAGTCGATGTCGACGCGATCCCGGCGCGGGACCTCCTCCACCACCTCGGCGACATCGCCATTACTGTGACGGAGCTTGATCCCCTCTCAATGCTGGTCACTATGACCAAAGACGACGAGACACTAACCGTCTCTATCGACGGCGGATTCGCCGGGGTCGCGACCGACCGAACGCCAGCCGACTAG
- a CDS encoding IclR family transcriptional regulator → MVGNTESPTLKTTVRSLELVDRIHECGGAGLPQLAEDLSLAKSTVYKHVMTLHECGYLVKEDEQYHVGPKFLNLGEHARSRKSGYQFADDAVRELTEATDEEADFVIEDHGRIITISESYHKWVKYPGEDESDRYRARTGTYYPMHATASGKVILAELPQARVEAILDQWGLSAKTDSTITERQDLFEELERIEDQGYAIDDEEFTDGLRSIGMIVTQPNGAHIGAMSVSGPSYRMTDGVLTQEILPALEQIVESFEDRLADGRSDGS, encoded by the coding sequence ATGGTGGGTAACACAGAGAGCCCGACGCTGAAAACGACTGTTCGATCGCTGGAGTTGGTTGACCGAATTCACGAGTGCGGTGGTGCAGGACTTCCACAGTTAGCCGAGGACTTGTCACTCGCGAAGAGTACAGTGTACAAACATGTTATGACTCTCCATGAATGCGGTTATTTGGTCAAAGAAGATGAGCAGTACCATGTCGGACCGAAGTTCCTCAATCTTGGTGAACACGCCCGAAGCCGGAAGTCGGGATACCAGTTCGCAGACGATGCAGTTAGAGAGTTAACGGAGGCGACCGATGAGGAAGCCGATTTCGTGATCGAGGACCACGGTCGTATCATTACAATCTCGGAATCGTACCACAAGTGGGTGAAGTATCCTGGTGAAGACGAGTCGGACCGCTACCGTGCACGAACAGGGACCTACTATCCGATGCACGCTACGGCCTCCGGGAAAGTGATCCTCGCCGAACTTCCCCAAGCCCGCGTCGAAGCGATACTTGACCAGTGGGGACTGTCGGCGAAAACGGATAGCACGATCACTGAGCGTCAGGACCTATTTGAGGAACTTGAGCGGATTGAGGACCAAGGATACGCTATCGATGACGAAGAGTTCACAGACGGATTGCGGAGTATTGGTATGATAGTAACTCAACCGAACGGCGCTCACATCGGAGCAATGAGTGTCTCGGGGCCAAGCTATCGGATGACAGATGGGGTCCTCACACAGGAAATCCTCCCAGCACTCGAGCAGATCGTCGAATCCTTCGAGGATCGGTTGGCAGATGGGCGCAGCGACGGTTCATAG
- a CDS encoding right-handed parallel beta-helix repeat-containing protein gives MDTLVGQRTRPRPLVAHTTMSPTPSQILSVAFIVATVFVVQFAPAGAAPAPVQLTADPAQFAGSVVPVTAGASSPIDSCRTIAEEGRYHLVADLVSHTYTCLDIEADNVVLDGRGHALTVAESARAYGAALGMPTPDQFGEAVVVTGGRSNVTIANLSFEGFDSGIRTTGGADLSVINVTGTNAVTGVAIDDVSRVRVMSTTIVDSAGDGLVIRNATDVTIDAVTVNASWMAGIVVDGSDRVSIQATTVSRNHGDGLFITGSTDVVTAGLVASENAVGVLVIGSDGTTVTTSTLDRNAIAGIAVLRADGVTVADSTISNTVGDPGAVGVERTAGVLTVDARNTTLRDVRVFGNYDWTIVGLDSASVVVERVTAGSTVVSFAATDVSIELHSLVDRPCSASTAASVSTDIERQATASDGVAPKVTVTCVR, from the coding sequence GTGGACACGCTGGTCGGCCAGCGAACACGACCGCGCCCATTGGTCGCTCACACAACCATGTCACCCACACCCAGTCAGATCCTGTCAGTCGCTTTCATCGTTGCCACGGTATTCGTCGTCCAGTTCGCGCCCGCGGGCGCAGCGCCTGCGCCGGTACAGTTGACCGCCGATCCCGCGCAGTTCGCAGGGAGCGTCGTTCCCGTGACTGCAGGAGCGAGTTCCCCGATCGATTCGTGTCGAACGATCGCAGAGGAGGGTCGATACCACCTCGTCGCGGACCTCGTGAGCCACACCTACACCTGCTTGGACATCGAGGCAGATAACGTCGTTCTCGACGGCCGGGGCCACGCGTTGACCGTCGCCGAGAGCGCCCGGGCGTACGGCGCGGCCCTCGGTATGCCGACGCCCGACCAGTTCGGCGAGGCAGTCGTCGTCACCGGCGGCCGCTCGAACGTCACGATCGCGAACCTCTCGTTCGAGGGGTTCGATAGCGGCATCCGAACGACCGGCGGCGCCGACCTCTCGGTCATCAACGTCACCGGGACGAATGCTGTCACCGGCGTCGCTATCGATGACGTCTCTCGCGTCCGTGTGATGTCGACCACGATTGTTGACAGCGCCGGGGACGGTCTGGTGATCCGAAACGCGACCGACGTCACGATCGACGCCGTGACCGTCAACGCGAGTTGGATGGCCGGGATCGTCGTCGACGGGTCCGACCGCGTGTCCATCCAGGCGACGACCGTCAGTCGAAACCACGGCGATGGGCTGTTCATCACCGGCAGCACCGACGTCGTCACTGCGGGGCTCGTTGCCTCCGAGAACGCCGTCGGCGTTCTGGTGATCGGTTCCGACGGGACTACCGTGACCACGAGCACGCTCGACCGGAACGCAATCGCTGGCATCGCGGTTCTGCGGGCCGACGGGGTGACCGTGGCCGATAGCACCATCTCGAACACGGTCGGTGATCCCGGCGCTGTCGGCGTCGAACGCACGGCCGGGGTGCTGACCGTTGACGCTCGGAACACCACGCTCCGCGACGTGCGAGTCTTCGGGAACTACGACTGGACGATCGTTGGGCTGGACTCCGCAAGCGTCGTCGTCGAGCGGGTCACCGCAGGTTCGACTGTCGTCTCGTTCGCCGCTACTGACGTCTCAATCGAGTTGCACTCCCTCGTCGACCGCCCCTGTTCGGCGTCGACCGCCGCGTCGGTCAGCACTGATATCGAGCGCCAGGCGACTGCCAGCGACGGGGTCGCTCCCAAGGTCACAGTCACCTGTGTGCGGTGA
- a CDS encoding nuclear transport factor 2 family protein produces the protein METTKPTTKSNVETVQGLYQSFADGDIDAVVDTWAPDIELIESEGLVGSGTFRGVDEILENVFSGLANDWKDVSVVPERYIDGGKSVVALIVWSGTNVRTGKSTKFRGAHVFDFEDGKITRWTSYADSALFNEAHRA, from the coding sequence ATGGAAACGACGAAACCGACGACGAAGAGTAACGTCGAGACCGTTCAGGGATTGTATCAATCGTTCGCTGATGGGGACATCGACGCCGTCGTCGATACCTGGGCGCCGGACATTGAACTGATCGAATCCGAAGGACTGGTCGGGAGTGGGACCTTCCGCGGTGTGGACGAGATTCTAGAAAACGTCTTCTCTGGACTGGCGAACGACTGGAAGGACGTCTCGGTCGTCCCAGAACGATACATCGACGGCGGTAAGTCGGTCGTCGCACTGATCGTATGGAGCGGTACGAACGTCAGGACCGGGAAGTCTACGAAGTTCCGCGGTGCGCATGTCTTCGACTTCGAGGACGGGAAGATCACCCGCTGGACGTCCTACGCTGACAGTGCGCTGTTCAACGAGGCGCACCGAGCGTAA
- a CDS encoding RNA-guided endonuclease InsQ/TnpB family protein, with product MHIHRTYRAKILNHSQIEEMLDHHGWSASKLWNVANYHSRQEWDDTGEIPDDSDLKSELKTHPKYKGLHSQSSQRVLEELAEAFNSWKQKRKNDFRANPPGYRKKNYYDDQGRRVHEEHPRSTVTWKQKGIRHDTENGRVRLSKGSNHKEHPRAWEYILAEYETRPGVTVENLQQVRAVYDNAKGRWELHLVCKHEVDTPDTPGNESAGVDLGICNFAAVAYSTEQADLYPGNRLKQDGYYFPKEIAKCDDSNGEEATRLHAKWSERRTHFFHSLAKHIVERCVEQEVGQINIGKLAGVREDENGASKNWGKHGNLDLHGWAFDRFTSILTYKAKIEGVEVVEVSERNTSKTCCVCGTKDESLRVERGLYVCEEHDDAFNADVNGAENIRLDINESNSESAPSLGGDRSTGWLAQPGVYLHDLSRGFQPRAEVVDCKP from the coding sequence ATGCACATCCACCGTACATACCGAGCGAAAATCCTCAACCACTCACAGATAGAGGAGATGCTCGACCACCACGGATGGAGCGCATCGAAACTCTGGAACGTAGCGAACTACCACTCTCGACAAGAGTGGGACGACACAGGCGAGATTCCCGACGATTCGGACTTGAAAAGTGAGTTGAAGACTCATCCAAAATACAAGGGGCTGCACAGTCAGTCCAGTCAGCGCGTTCTGGAGGAACTCGCTGAAGCTTTCAACTCATGGAAACAAAAGCGCAAGAACGACTTTCGTGCGAATCCGCCCGGCTACCGCAAGAAAAACTACTACGACGACCAAGGCCGCCGCGTCCACGAAGAACACCCGCGTAGCACGGTGACGTGGAAACAGAAAGGCATCCGTCACGACACCGAAAACGGTCGAGTGCGGCTCTCGAAGGGTTCGAACCACAAGGAGCACCCACGAGCGTGGGAGTACATCCTTGCCGAATACGAGACGCGTCCCGGCGTCACCGTCGAAAACCTGCAACAGGTTCGCGCCGTCTACGACAACGCGAAGGGGCGATGGGAACTTCACCTCGTTTGCAAACACGAAGTGGATACTCCTGACACTCCCGGCAACGAGTCAGCAGGTGTTGACCTCGGCATCTGCAACTTCGCGGCGGTCGCGTACAGCACTGAGCAAGCCGACCTGTATCCCGGAAACCGCTTGAAACAGGACGGCTACTACTTTCCGAAAGAAATCGCCAAGTGCGACGACTCAAACGGTGAAGAAGCTACCCGCCTGCACGCGAAGTGGTCGGAGCGCCGAACCCACTTCTTCCACAGCCTCGCTAAACACATCGTAGAACGGTGTGTCGAGCAAGAAGTTGGCCAAATCAACATCGGGAAACTCGCTGGTGTCCGCGAGGACGAGAACGGTGCGTCGAAGAACTGGGGTAAGCACGGCAACCTCGACTTGCACGGTTGGGCGTTCGACCGATTCACGTCGATACTCACGTACAAGGCGAAGATTGAGGGCGTCGAAGTCGTAGAAGTGTCCGAACGCAACACGAGCAAGACGTGTTGCGTGTGCGGTACGAAGGATGAGAGTCTGCGTGTCGAACGCGGCCTGTACGTGTGTGAGGAACACGATGATGCGTTCAACGCTGACGTGAACGGGGCGGAGAACATCCGTCTCGACATCAACGAAAGTAACTCCGAGTCTGCACCCAGTTTGGGTGGAGATAGGAGTACCGGCTGGTTGGCACAGCCCGGAGTCTACCTTCATGACCTCTCCCGTGGATTCCAACCTCGGGCAGAGGTGGTAGACTGCAAACCCTAA
- a CDS encoding iron-containing alcohol dehydrogenase, giving the protein MSLGEYTFDFPIRVEFGTGTSENIGSVVNSQGWRKALIVTDQGILDAGLVDGIKTSLAAEGIEHVTYDGVEPNPTVGMVDEATEMLESEGCDFIVSVGGGSSIDVGKGASLMATNPGKLVDYEVTSAEEVMEEPIENDPLPLVTVPTTAGTGSEVDYWAVITDEEREFKMALGQSPLYPNGPYLGAEVSLVDPALTATLPPRQTAATGFDAFSHALENHVSSACPPIVKPLTRDIMGLVSDYLPTAYEDGEMEAREQMMFGSHLAGICENFAGFGAIHSLAETTGGMYPEIPHGEAIAAYTPAVMRYNIEAVPGRYAEVAEAMGLDVSGLSDEEAALEAVDAVEELINRVDLPASLHDLGVAEEDLPEIAEKSLNTIEIHDNPRDADADDLLNVARDAY; this is encoded by the coding sequence ATGAGTCTTGGAGAGTACACGTTTGATTTCCCAATCAGGGTCGAATTCGGCACCGGAACTAGCGAGAATATCGGCTCAGTTGTTAATTCACAGGGATGGCGAAAGGCACTGATCGTCACGGACCAAGGAATCCTTGATGCCGGACTGGTCGACGGAATAAAAACGTCGCTCGCGGCTGAAGGTATTGAACACGTTACCTACGATGGGGTAGAACCAAATCCGACGGTCGGTATGGTTGATGAAGCGACCGAAATGCTGGAGAGCGAGGGATGTGATTTCATCGTCTCCGTCGGCGGTGGGAGTTCGATCGACGTCGGAAAGGGGGCCTCGCTGATGGCAACCAATCCGGGCAAACTCGTCGATTACGAGGTTACGTCTGCCGAGGAGGTGATGGAAGAACCGATCGAGAACGATCCGCTTCCATTAGTCACGGTCCCGACGACCGCCGGAACGGGCAGTGAGGTCGACTACTGGGCAGTTATCACCGACGAGGAACGCGAGTTCAAGATGGCTCTCGGTCAGTCACCGTTGTACCCAAACGGACCGTATCTCGGTGCCGAGGTTTCGCTAGTCGACCCTGCCTTGACGGCTACGTTACCGCCGAGACAGACTGCTGCAACCGGCTTCGACGCTTTCTCTCACGCCCTCGAGAATCACGTGTCGTCTGCTTGTCCACCTATTGTCAAACCACTAACTAGAGATATTATGGGTCTCGTCTCAGACTATCTCCCGACAGCTTACGAGGACGGAGAGATGGAGGCGCGAGAACAGATGATGTTCGGCTCTCACCTCGCAGGTATCTGTGAGAACTTCGCCGGATTCGGTGCGATTCATTCGCTGGCCGAGACTACCGGTGGGATGTATCCCGAGATTCCGCACGGTGAAGCCATCGCCGCATACACGCCCGCTGTGATGCGGTACAATATCGAAGCTGTTCCCGGCCGATACGCAGAGGTTGCGGAGGCGATGGGTCTGGACGTGTCGGGACTGTCCGACGAGGAAGCTGCTCTGGAAGCAGTGGACGCTGTGGAGGAACTCATTAATAGGGTTGACCTCCCTGCGAGCCTCCATGATCTCGGCGTCGCGGAAGAAGATCTCCCGGAAATCGCCGAAAAATCGCTGAATACGATCGAGATCCATGACAATCCACGGGACGCAGACGCCGACGATCTCCTGAACGTCGCTCGTGATGCGTATTGA